One Solanum lycopersicum chromosome 2, SLM_r2.1 genomic region harbors:
- the LOC138342138 gene encoding G2/mitotic-specific cyclin-1-like produces MEDVFEEALIDIDNDDAKNPLAGVEYVGDLYAYYRKMEVYSCVLTNYMEQQSEINGNMRGVLIDWIIEVHDKFELKEETLFLTVNLLDRFLEKQVVAKNKLQLVGLVAFLIAGKYEEILPPLVHELVIISYETYNKKDVIEMISESYSS; encoded by the exons ATGGAGGATGTGTTTGAGGAGGCTTTAATAGATATTGACAACGATGATGCAAAAAACCCTCTTGCTGGAGTTGAATATGTGGGAGATTTGTATGCCTACTACAGGAAAATGGAG GTTTATAGTTGTGTTTTAACAAACTATATGGAACAACAATCTGAGATCAATGGGAATATGAGAGGTGTACTCATAGACTGGATCATTGAG GTACATGACAAGTTCGAGCTCAAGGAAGAGACATTATTTCTTACTGTTAATTTGTTAGACCGATTTTTAGAGAAACAAGTTGTTGCCAAAAACAAACTGCAGCTTGTTGGTCTCGTTGCCTTTCTAATAGCAGGCAAATACGAGGAGATTTTACCCCCTCTTGTGCATGAATTGGTGATTATTTCGTATGAAACCTACAACAAAAAAGACGTTATTGAAATG